From the genome of Vulpes lagopus strain Blue_001 chromosome 2, ASM1834538v1, whole genome shotgun sequence, one region includes:
- the FBXL22 gene encoding F-box and leucine-rich protein 22 gives MHITQLNRECLLHLFSFLDKDSRKNLARTCPQLQDVFEDPTLWPLLHFRSLIELKKDNFLLSPALKNLSICWYSSRVQVCSIEDWLKSAFQRSICSRHESLVNDFLSQVCDRCPNLASVTLSGCGHVTDDCLARLLRCCPRLRALRLENCARVTNRTLAAVAAHGRALQTLHVDFCRNVSAAGLRRLRAACPRLALRAEHSAAMIPDQLPSVPATALRKLLPR, from the exons ATGCACATCACCCAGCTCAACCGGGAGTGCCTGCTGCACCTCTTCTCCTTCCTGGACAAGGACAGCAGGAAGAACCTGGCCCGGACCTGCCCCCAGCTCCAGGACGTGTTCGAGGACCCCACACTCTGGCCCCTGCTGCACTTTCGTTCCCTCATAGAACTCAAGAAGGACAACTTCCTCCTGAGCCCGGCCCTCAAGAACCTCTCCATCTGCTGGTACTCCAGCCGCGTGCAGGTGTGCAGCATTGAGGACTGGCTCAAGAGCGCCTTCCAGAGGAGCATCTGCAGCCGCCATGAGAGCCTAGTCAATGATTTCCTCTCCCAGGTGTGCGACAG GTGCCCCAACTTGGCTTCCGTCACGCTTTCGGGCTGCGGCCACGTCACCGACGACTGCCTGGCGCGCCTGCTGCGCTGCTGCCCGCGCCTGCGCGCGCTGCGCCTGGAGAACTGCGCGCGCGTCACTAACCGCACGCTGGCGGCCGTGGCGGCGCACGGGCGCGCGCTGCAGACGCTGCACGTGGACTTCTGCCGCAACGTGAGCGCGGCCGGCCTGCGCCGCCTGCGTGCCGCCTGCCCGCGCCTGGCGCTGCGGGCCGAGCACAGCGCGGCCATGATCCCCGACCAGCTCCCGAGCGTGCCCGCCACGGCGCTCCGCAAGCTGCTGCCGCGCTAG